From the genome of Gemmatimonadota bacterium:
ATGATGAAGCCCAACGTCACGGCCGGGGCGCCGCGGAACAGCGGAATCGTCACCCATCCGGCCTTCGTGGCCGGTCTCGTCGATTACTTCGTCGAAGACGCGGGCGTTCCGGTCGACGAAGTATACGTGGGTGAAGCGACCAGCAGGCTGACTTCGCAGGCCCAGCGCGACCTGGCCTGGGCCCGGAGCGGCTACACTGAGATGGCGCGCGAAAAACGGGTGCGGTTGCTGGAGCTCGCGGACTACGGCAACGTGCGCGTCTCTCCGGGGAACACGATTCAACTCCACAACATCGGGATTTCCCGCTGGGCGGCCGCGGAGAACGTATTCTACGTCAACGTACCCAAGCTGAAGACGCACAACCTGGGCGTGGTCACCCTGTGCGGCAAGAACCAGCAGGGCGTCATGATTCCGGTCACGGAACGGCACCTCTGTTCGGACGCGTGGCGCGCCACGTTCGGGCGCGACGATCGGCGAAAGCAGGGAAGGGAATGGATGGGCGTCGAGGACCACGAGGCCTGGCAGCGGACCATCGCCCACATGCACTGGGACGTCTTCCTGGCCTCTCAGCCCGATTTCAACGTGGTGGAGGGCATCGTGGGGCGGGACGGGAACGCCTTCTACCTGGGTCGCAACTTCCCCGCCGGACTCGTCGTCGCCGGCGCATCCATGGCCGCGGTGGACCTCGTGGCGGCCCATCTCATGGGCTTCGAACCCGGGAACCTGGTTTATCTGCAGGTCGGGATCGAACGGGGACTGTGTCCACCCTCGATCGATGACGTGAACGTGCATGTGGTCCGGGACGGCGAGGTGGACGGACTGATCGATCCGGATCAATTCAGGGCCGATCCGCCCTTTGAAGTTTACCGCGACATCCCCGCGGACTACGCCAAAAAAGACCTGTTCGACGAATACGATCCGAACGCCGAGGAATTTCAGATTACGGCCTGAAGAAGGGCCTGATCTCCCGTCAGGACGAATCCCGTCAGGACGAATCCCGTCAGGACGAATCCCGGAGGGTCTCTCCCATGACCCAGGTGGAACCGGAGCCCCTGTACGCCGCCTTGATGTCGCCCGCAACGCGCGACTTCGCCCACGGATTTCTTCCGCCCGAAGACCCCCTTTCCCGCCTGCCCGAAACCTTCGGAGATTGGGAACAGGCCGGCGGCGTGCTGCCCAAGCTGGCCCTGACACGGTATATCCGCCCCACGATAGAGGACCTGCCCCCCTTTCCGGGGTGCAGTCTGGAAACTCTGGCCGAGCATGAACGGGCCATGAGCCTGCTTTCCTTCCTGGCCAACATGTACGTTTTCGCCCCCGATCACCCGGTGGCCACGGCCATCCCCCCGAACCTGGCCACGGCCTGGCACGGCGTGGCCTGCCGCCTTGGTCGGCCTCCCATGCTGACCTACGCTTCCCAGGTCATGTACAACTGGCGCAGATTCGATCGCCAGGGCCCCGTTGAGGTCGGCAATCTCCACATGATGCTGAATTTCCTCGGCGGGATGGACGAAGAGTGGTTCGTTACGATCCACGTGCATATCGAGGCGGTCTCGGGACGGGCGCTCTCCGTGCTGATCCCCGGTCAGGATGCGGTGGCGCGGGGCAACGCCGGCACCGTTAGGCGCTGCCTGAACGCTGTGACCGGTACGCTCCACGAAATGCGGGCGGTCCTGGAACGCATGACGGAACGGTGCGATCCCAATACCTACTATCACCGGGTCAGGCCGTACATGTTCGGCTGGAAGAACAACCCCGAGCTGCCCGACGGCATGGTGTATTC
Proteins encoded in this window:
- a CDS encoding DUF362 domain-containing protein; this encodes MSKPDVYILKTCLDGEDALNDAAFAVPAREMLRALDVDPGSRAVMMKPNVTAGAPRNSGIVTHPAFVAGLVDYFVEDAGVPVDEVYVGEATSRLTSQAQRDLAWARSGYTEMAREKRVRLLELADYGNVRVSPGNTIQLHNIGISRWAAAENVFYVNVPKLKTHNLGVVTLCGKNQQGVMIPVTERHLCSDAWRATFGRDDRRKQGREWMGVEDHEAWQRTIAHMHWDVFLASQPDFNVVEGIVGRDGNAFYLGRNFPAGLVVAGASMAAVDLVAAHLMGFEPGNLVYLQVGIERGLCPPSIDDVNVHVVRDGEVDGLIDPDQFRADPPFEVYRDIPADYAKKDLFDEYDPNAEEFQITA